The proteins below come from a single Necator americanus strain Aroian chromosome V, whole genome shotgun sequence genomic window:
- a CDS encoding hypothetical protein (NECATOR_CHRV.G18679.T7), whose translation MPTRGGRRSWGRSSCGFQGNFSAREALRRRRMNDETDDLIKFSSGPKLSYELVEEPNRPVSSDKAVTSEKNADPSLNKNGSFGGPTETKPGGVLENQASPPPPTGTKSTSEAPETQDGVLKIQPSAPPPTGTRNTREVPETQDGVLKIHPSAPPPTGTRNTREVPETQDGVLKIHPSAPPPTGTRNTREVPETQTGVLVNQASLPPPTGTKNTRVAPETGVVKIPSSVPPPKEKRNTRNVPKVDIVNVIASAMPLAETNNKKEVPKVNVVKVQTSAKPVPEARNAKPPGKDLPTTEEKLHHVDKKLPKTKQTVVAQPKKKIPVPLQKRLSDPIVTPVSDEFPTEDLEGQWVPPKEIVVEEKPKLASKAKGGAKEEKPNQLQASINMEQTATTRAMLIVMLRGH comes from the exons ATGCCTACACGAGGTGGTCGTAGATCgtggggaagaag CTCTTGCGGTTTTCAGGGGAATTTCAGTGCTAGGGAAGCTTTGCG AAGAAG AAGAATGAATGATGAAACAGATGATCTCATTAAATTCTCATCGGGTCCGAAGTTATCATATGAACTTGTTGAGGAACCAAACCGCCCTGTTTCATCAGACAAG GCGGTCACATCTGAAAAGAATGCGGATCCATCACTGAACAAAAATGGTTCATTCGGAGGACCGACAGAAACGAAACCG GGCGGTGTTCTGGAGAACCAGGCGTCACCCCCACCACCGACAGGAACAAAAAGCACGAGCGAAGCCCCTGAG ACACAGGACGGTGTTCTGAAGATCCAGCCGTCAGCCCCACCACCGACAGGAACAAGGAACACGAGGGAAGTCCCTGAG ACACAGGACGGTGTTCTGAAGATCCATCCGTCAGCCCCACCACCGACAGGAACAAGGAACACGAGGGAAGTCCCTGAG ACACAGGACGGTGTTCTGAAGATCCATCCGTCAGCCCCACCACCGACAGGAACAAGGAACACGAGGGAAGTCCCTGAG ACACAGACCGGTGTTCTGGTAAACCAGGCGTCACTCCCACCACCGACAGGGACAAAAAACACGAGGGTAGCTCCTGAG ACCGGTGTTGTGAAGATCCCGTCGTCAGTTCCACcgccgaaagaaaaaaggaatacaaGGAATGTCCCTAAG GTCGACATTGTGAATGTCATAGCTTCAGCTATGCCACTGGcagaaacaaacaataagaaaGAAGTCCCCAAA GTCAATGTTGTAAAGGTTCAAACTTCAGCTAAACCAGTACCAGAAGCAAGGAATGCCAAG CCACCCGGTAAGGACTTGCCAACAACTGAGGAGAAATTACATCACGTCGACAAAAAATTGCCAAAAACTAAGCAAACCGTTGTTGCTCAACCTAAAAAGAAGATTCCTGTTCCGCTACAG AAGCGTTTGTCCGACCCAATAGTTACTCCTGTGAGCGATGAATTTCCTACCGAAGACCTTGAGGGGCAATGGGTGCCACCGAAAGAAATTGTTGTGGAAGAGAAACCAAAATTGGCGTCAAAAGCCAAAGGAGGAGCCAAAGAAGAGAAACCG AATCAACTCCAGGCTAGCATTAATATGGAGCAGACTGCTACGACCAGAGCAATGCTTATCGTGATGTTGAGAGGGCACTAG
- a CDS encoding hypothetical protein (NECATOR_CHRV.G18679.T2) has protein sequence MNDETDDLIKFSSGPKLSYELVEEPNRPVSSDKAVTSEKNADPSLNKNGSFGGPTETKPGGVLENQASPPPPTGTKSTSEAPETQDGVLKIQPSAPPPTGTRNTREVPETQDGVLKIHPSAPPPTGTRNTREVPETQDGVLKIHPSAPPPTGTRNTREVPETQTGVLVNQASLPPPTGTKNTRVAPETGVVKIPSSVPPPKEKRNTRNVPKVDIVNVIASAMPLAETNNKKEVPKVNVVKVQTSAKPVPEARNAKPPGKDLPTTEEKLHHVDKKLPKTKQTVVAQPKKKIPVPLQKRLSDPIVTPVSDEFPTEDLEGQWVPPKEIVVEEKPKLASKAKGGAKEEKPNQLQASINMEQTATTRAMLIVMLRGH, from the exons ATGAATGATGAAACAGATGATCTCATTAAATTCTCATCGGGTCCGAAGTTATCATATGAACTTGTTGAGGAACCAAACCGCCCTGTTTCATCAGACAAG GCGGTCACATCTGAAAAGAATGCGGATCCATCACTGAACAAAAATGGTTCATTCGGAGGACCGACAGAAACGAAACCG GGCGGTGTTCTGGAGAACCAGGCGTCACCCCCACCACCGACAGGAACAAAAAGCACGAGCGAAGCCCCTGAG ACACAGGACGGTGTTCTGAAGATCCAGCCGTCAGCCCCACCACCGACAGGAACAAGGAACACGAGGGAAGTCCCTGAG ACACAGGACGGTGTTCTGAAGATCCATCCGTCAGCCCCACCACCGACAGGAACAAGGAACACGAGGGAAGTCCCTGAG ACACAGGACGGTGTTCTGAAGATCCATCCGTCAGCCCCACCACCGACAGGAACAAGGAACACGAGGGAAGTCCCTGAG ACACAGACCGGTGTTCTGGTAAACCAGGCGTCACTCCCACCACCGACAGGGACAAAAAACACGAGGGTAGCTCCTGAG ACCGGTGTTGTGAAGATCCCGTCGTCAGTTCCACcgccgaaagaaaaaaggaatacaaGGAATGTCCCTAAG GTCGACATTGTGAATGTCATAGCTTCAGCTATGCCACTGGcagaaacaaacaataagaaaGAAGTCCCCAAA GTCAATGTTGTAAAGGTTCAAACTTCAGCTAAACCAGTACCAGAAGCAAGGAATGCCAAG CCACCCGGTAAGGACTTGCCAACAACTGAGGAGAAATTACATCACGTCGACAAAAAATTGCCAAAAACTAAGCAAACCGTTGTTGCTCAACCTAAAAAGAAGATTCCTGTTCCGCTACAG AAGCGTTTGTCCGACCCAATAGTTACTCCTGTGAGCGATGAATTTCCTACCGAAGACCTTGAGGGGCAATGGGTGCCACCGAAAGAAATTGTTGTGGAAGAGAAACCAAAATTGGCGTCAAAAGCCAAAGGAGGAGCCAAAGAAGAGAAACCG AATCAACTCCAGGCTAGCATTAATATGGAGCAGACTGCTACGACCAGAGCAATGCTTATCGTGATGTTGAGAGGGCACTAG
- a CDS encoding hypothetical protein (NECATOR_CHRV.G18680.T1), with protein MTAQLSFCSSDGRVVHSYLGKIEENEFALNVQQLCRPVNILFSRSKFPILKREDKWGSSSSAPPYTAPVSASAASPYQLIPYSCTTLHAYYCIVILASPTMSSFPPSACVMLMGNPTLSQSCSVKGSQRCNIKTERKISSSLIACRLRELCDRFEEEEFTLQRCTVGNYNENPANKIAQWFLPRAFFQGFLVTTYDRWDHS; from the exons ATGACAGCACAACTCTCATTTTGCTCGAGTGACGGCAGAGTTGTACATTCCTATTTAG ggaaaatagaagaaaatgaatttgcaCTCAACGTGCAACAATTGTGTCGACCGGTGAACATACTGTTCTCGAGGTCAAAATTCCCAATTCTGAAGCGCGAAGACAAATGGGGCTCTTCAAGCAGTGCTCCTCCATACACAGCACCAGTCTCAGCTTCAGCGGCCTCACCGTATCAATTAATT CCATATTCCTGCACTACGTTACACGCTTACTACTGCATTGTTATCCTGGCAAGCCCAACAATGTCAAGCTTCCCACCATCTGCAT GTGTGATGTTAATGGGAAACCCTACACTTTCGCAAAGTTGCAGCGTCAAAGGCTCGCAACGTTGTAATATCA AAACGGAACGGAAGATCTCTTCTAGCTTAATTGCGTGTCGCTTACGCGAGTTGTGCGATCGCTTCGAGGAAGAAGAGTTCACTCTTCAGCGTTGCACCGTTGGGAATTATAACGAGAACCCTGCAAACAAG ATCGCGCAGTGGTTCCTTCCTAGAGCCTTTTTCCAAGGTTTTCTTGTTACTACATATGATCGGTGGGATCACAGCTAG
- a CDS encoding hypothetical protein (NECATOR_CHRV.G18680.T2): MGFCKLLSEIHCPIAVVPSVSDIFAMVRGCRPIHLHLYICTLIKGDPYSCTTLHAYYCIVILASPTMSSFPPSACVMLMGNPTLSQSCSVKGSQRCNIKTERKISSSLIACRLRELCDRFEEEEFTLQRCTVGNYNENPANKIAQWFLPRAFFQGFLVTTYDRIAPSESVMDDDIIEDEGDFAELTDPAMHKFRL, translated from the exons ATGGGTTTCTGCAAGCTGTTGAGTGAGATCCATTGCCCGATCGCCGTAGTGCCGTCAGTGTCCGACATCTTTGCAATGGTTCGAGGATGTCGTCCCAT TCACCTCCATCTTTATATTTGTACATTGATTAAAGGAGAT CCATATTCCTGCACTACGTTACACGCTTACTACTGCATTGTTATCCTGGCAAGCCCAACAATGTCAAGCTTCCCACCATCTGCAT GTGTGATGTTAATGGGAAACCCTACACTTTCGCAAAGTTGCAGCGTCAAAGGCTCGCAACGTTGTAATATCA AAACGGAACGGAAGATCTCTTCTAGCTTAATTGCGTGTCGCTTACGCGAGTTGTGCGATCGCTTCGAGGAAGAAGAGTTCACTCTTCAGCGTTGCACCGTTGGGAATTATAACGAGAACCCTGCAAACAAG ATCGCGCAGTGGTTCCTTCCTAGAGCCTTTTTCCAAGGTTTTCTTGTTACTACATATGATCG TATCGCTCCCTCAGAGAGTGTTATGGACGACGATATTATTGAAGATGAAGGTGATTTTGCCGAATTGACGGATCCAGCGATGCACAAATTCCGGCTTTAA